The genomic segment TGGCCGCACTCGCGGGCGGACGCACGCACCCCGCCCTCGTGCGTGCCGCGGGCCCTGCCCGGAGCGGCGGCACCGCCTTCCTCTTCACCGGGCAGGGAAGCCAACGCCCTGGCATGGGCGCCGAGTTGTACGCCGCCTTCGATACGTTCGCGCGGTCACTGGACGAGACCTGCGCCCATCTGGACCCGCTCCTCGAACAGCCCCTGCGTGACACCCTGTTCGCCCCCGCCGACACCGCGCGGGCCGCCGCGCTGCACGGGACCGGGGTGACCCAGGCCGCCCTGTTCGCGCTCGAAGTGGCTCTGTACCGGCTGGTGACCTCCTTCGGGATCACCCCGAGCCATCTGACGGGTCACTCCGTCGGCGAGATCGCCGCCGCGCACGTCGCCGGGGTGCTCACCCTGCCCGACGCCTGCACGCTGGTCGCCGCTCGCGGACGCCTCATGCAGGCCCTTCCGGCGGGCGGCGCGATGCTCGCCGTGCAGGCCGCCGAGGACGACGTACTGCCGCTGCTCGCGGGGCGCGAGGCGCGTCTCTCCCTCGCCGCCGTCAACGGTCCCACCGCCGTCGTCGTGTCCGGCGACGCCGACGCCGTCGCGGACGTCGAGCAGACCCTGCGCGGGCGCGGGCTCAAGACCAAACGGCTCAACGTCAGCCACGCCTTCCACTCACCGCTCATCGAGCCCATGCTCGACGACTTCCGTGCCGTGGCCCGCACCCTGACCTTCCATGCGCCGACCCTGTCCGTCGTCTCCAACCTCACCGGCCGTCTCGCCGACGCGGAGCTGCTCGCCGACCCCGAGTACTGGGTACGGCACGTGCGGCAGCCCGTGCGGTTCCACGACGGGTTGCGCACGCTGGGCGACCGGGGCGTCGTGCGCTATCTGGAACTGGGGCCCGACCCGGTCCTCGCCACGATGGTCCAGGACTGCCTCCCGGCCCGGACGGGCGACGAGGGCGCCGCCGCCGAGCCGGTCGTCGCCGCCGCGCTGCGCTCCGGGCACGACGAGGTCCGCACGCTGCTCGGCGCCGTCGCCGCGCTCCACGTCGACGGAGAGCCGGCCGACCTCGGCGTCCTCGTCCCCGCCGACGCGGAGCAACTGCCGCTGCCCACCTACCGGTTCCAGCGCCGACGCTACTGGCGCCCCACCCCCGACGCCGCCGCCCCGGCCCGCGCGGCCGGCCTCCAGGAGACCGGCCACCCCCTCCTTCCCGCCGTCATCCACCAGGCCGACGGCGGCCTCCTGCTCGCGGGACGCCTCTCCCTGCGTACGCAACCGTGGCTCGGCGACCACGCCATCGCGGGCGGCGTACCGCTGCCGGCCACCGCGTTCGTCGAACTCGCGCTGCTCGCGGGGAGGCACGGTGATTGCGACACGATCGAGGATCTGACACTGGAAACGCCGCTGGTGCTCGAAGACTCGGGTGCCGGAGTGCACGGTGGCGATGGTGACGGCGGTGTCGGTGTCGGTGTCGGCGGAGGCGCTGACGCTGACGCGGTGAAGGTGCAGGTCGCGCTCGGTGCCCTCGACGAGTCCGGCAGCCGCACGCTCACCATCCACTCCCGGCCCGCGGGTGCCGAAGGTGACGAGGAGGCGGGCGGGGACGGCGACCACGCGTACGGATGGCGCCGCCACGCCACCGGGATCCTCAGGACGGGTCGGGCCGCAGAGCGGCCGTCCACGCACGCGTCCACGCTCCCGTCCGAGCCGGGAATCACCCCGTGGCCGCCCGCCGATGCCACCGCCCTCGACGTCGACGCGCTGTACGCCCGCCTCGACGCGCAGGGCTACAACTACGGACCGGCCTTCCGCGCGGTACGCGCCGCCTGGCGGCACGGCGACGAGCTGTACGCGGATGTCCGCCTCGCCGACGAACAGCGCGCCGAGGCCGCCGAGTTCGCACTCCACCCGGCCCTGTTCGACGCCGCGCTGCACGTGGTGGACGAGCTGTACCGGGGCGAGGACGGCGTGACGGAGCCGACCGGGGCGTCCGAAGCGCGGGTGCGGCTGCCGTTCTCCTTCAGCGACGTACGCCACTACGCGACCGGCGCCACGCGCCTGCGCGTCCGGCTCGGCCCTCGGGGCGACGACCGGCTGCACCTCACCCTGACGGACACCGAAGGTGCGCCCGTCGCCACGGTCGACGCCCTCCAGCTGCGTATCGTCGCCGCCGACCGCTGGCGGACCGCGCGTCCGGCGGCCGGGCTCCCGCTGCACCACGTGGAGTGGCAGCAACTGCCGCTGCCGGATGCGCCGTCGACGGCGGCCGCCACGTGGGCCGTGCTCGGCCCCGACGACCCGGGCCTGGGCCCCGCCGTGAACCGCCACCCGGATCTGGCCGCCCTGACGGACGCCGTGGCGAAGGGCGAGCCTGTACCGGACATCGTCGTCGCGCCCATGCTCCCCGAGGACACGGACGCGGCGGCCGCGAAGGGTGACGCCCCCGACCGGGACGATCCGGCGAGCGACCTGCCCGCCCGCGTACGGACACACGCGCAACGTGCCCTCGACCTGCTCCGCGCCTGGTTCGCCGCGGACACCCTGACCGCCGCCCGCCTCGTCATCCTCACGACGGGCGCCGTCACCACAGGCCCGGACGACGCCCCCGCGGACCTGGCCACCGCCCCCCTGTGGGGCCTGGTCCGCGCCGCCCAGGCGGAGCAGCCCGACCGCGTCCTGCTCGTCGACATCGACGAGACCCGAGCATCACGCGACGCCCTGCCCGCGGGGGTGACCGCGGCGATGTCGCACGCCGCGGAGTCGGAACTGGCCCTACGCATGGGCACGCCACGGGTACCCCGCCTCACCGCGACTCGGACTCCGACTCCGACTCCGTCCCTGGGCCTGGCAGCGTCGCCGTCCCTGGGCTCGGCCGGGACCCCGTCCCAAGGGTCGGCCGCGTCACCGGCCGCGGTGTCGGCCTCTGCGGCAATCCGGAGCTCGACGTCTCCCTTGGCGCCGGCGCCGCCCCCCTTCCCCCCAACCGGCACCACCCTCATCACCGGTGGTACCGGTGGCCTCGGGCGGGCCGTTGCCCGGCACCTCGCCACCGCTCACGGCGTACGCCACCTGCTCCTCGTGAGCCGGCGCGGCGAGGGCGCCGACGGTGTCGCCGAGTTGCGGGACGACCTCGCGGACGTCGACGTCGACATACGCGTCGCCGCCTGTGACATCACCGATCCCGACGCGCTGGCCCGGCTCGTCGCGGGCATCCCCGACGCCCACCCCCTCACCGCCGTCGTCCACACCGCGGGCGTCATCGACGACAGCCTCATCGCGTCGATGACACCCGAAAGGCTCGACACCGTTCTCGCGCCCAAGGCCGACGCCGCCTGGACCCTGCACGAACTCACCCGCGACATGAACCTGTCCGCGTTCGTCCTGTTCTCCTCCGGCGCCTCTATCCTCGGCAACGGCGGCCAGTCCAACTACGCCGCCGCCAACACCTTCCTCAACACCCTCGCCGAACACCGCCGCGCCCAAGGCCTCGCCGCCACCTCCCTGGCCTGGGGCCTGTGGGAATCCGCGTCCGGCGGCATGGCCGCCCGGCTCGGCGACACCGACCGCGCCCGCATCCACCGCACCGGCGTCGCCGGCCTCACCGACGAGCAGGCCCTCGCCCTCTTCGACACCGCCCTGACGGCCCCGCACCCCACGGTCCTCGCCACCCGCTTCGACCGCGCCGCACTGCGCGCCCAAGCCGCCGACCACACCCTCCAGCCCGCCCTGCGCGGCCTCGTGCGCACCCCCCGGCCCACCGTGGCCGCCACTGAAGACAACACCGCGGCTCCCGCCTCCTGGACCGCCCGCCTGGCGCGCCTCTCCGCCGCCGACCGGGACCGCGCCCTGAGCGACCTCGTCCGCGAACAGATCGCGACCGTCCTCGCCCACCCCGCCCCCGAGTCCCTCGAACTGAGCCGCGCCTTCCAGGAGTTGGGCTTCGACTCGCTCACCGCCCTGGAACTCCGCAACCGCCTCTCCACCGCCACGGGCATCCGCCTCCCCGCCACACTCATCTTCGACCACCCCAGCCCCACCGCCCTCGTACGCCACCTCCGCTCCCACCTCCCCGACACCGACGCATCCACCGCCCCGGCCGCCTCCGCCCCGGCGCCCCGCACCACCGCCACCGACGACGACCCCATCGCCATCGTCGGCATGGCCTGCCACTACCCGGGCGGCGTGACCTCTCCCGAGCAGCTGTGGCGCCTCGTCGCCACCGGCACCGACGCCATCGGGCCGTTCCCCGAGGACCGCGGCTGGGACACGGCCGGCCTCTTCGACCCCGACCCCGACCAGGTCGGCCACAGCTACACCCGCGAAGGCGGCTTCCTCTACGACGCCGCCCGCTTCGACGCCGGCTTCTTCGGCATCAGCCCGCGCGAGGCCGCCGCCACCGACCCGCAACAACGCCTGCTCCTCGAAACCGCCTGGCAGGCCTTCGAACACGCCGGGATCGACCCGGCCACCCTCCGCGGCACCTCGTGCGGCGTCATCACCGGGATCATGTACGACGACTACGGCTCCCGCTTCCTCGCCCGCAAGCCGGACGGCTTCGAGGGCCGCATCATGACCGGCAGCACCCCGAGCGTCGCCTCGGGCCGGGTCGCGTACACCTTCGGCCTGGAGGGCCCCGCCATCACGGTGGACACGGCATGCTCCTCCTCGCTCGTCGCCATGCACCTGGCCTCCCAGGCCCTGCGCCAGGGCGAATGCGAGCTCGCCCTCGCGGGCGGCGTGACCGTCATGGCCACCCCGAACACCTTCGTGGAGTTCTCCCGGCAGCGCGGCCTGGCCCCCGACGGCCGCTGCAAGCCGTTCGCCGCCACCGCCGACGGGACCGGCTGGGGCGAGGGCGCCGGACTCGTCGTCCTGGAACGCCTCTCCGATACCCGCCGCAACGGCCACAAGGTTCTCGCGGTCATACGTGGTTCAGCGGTGAACCAGGACGGCGCGAGCAACGGCCTCACCGCGCCCAACGGCCCCTCCCAGGAGCGAGTCATCCGCGCCGCCCTGGCCGGGTCGGGCGGCAGCCCCGACGACGTGGACGTCGTGGAGGCCCACGGCACGGGCACCACGCTCGGCGACCCCATCGAGGCACAGGCGCTGCTGGCCACGTACGGCCAAGGACGCCCCGACGAGAGGCCGTTGTGGCTCGGCTCGGTGAAGTCCAACATCGGTCACACCCAGGCCGCTGCCGGTGCGGCGGGCGTCATCAAGATGGTCATGGCGCTCCGGAACGACCTGCTGCCGCCCACCCTGCACGCCGACGAACCGACCCCGCACGTGGAGTGGGACGGCGGCGGCGTACGCCTGCTGACCGAACCCGTCCCGTGGCCGCGCGGCGGACGTCCGCGCCGGGCTGGGGTGTCGTCGTTCGGTATCTCCGGGACGAATGCGCATCTGATTCTGGAGGAGGCGCCGGAGGAGGCGGCGGCTGAGGTGGTCGCGCCGGTGCCGGATGGGTCCGTCGTGCCTTGGGTGGTTTCGGGGCGGACGGTCGAGGCGTTGCGGGAGCAGGCTCGCCGGTTGGGTGCGTTCGTGTCGCGGAGTGCTGAGGCGTTGCCGGGTGAGGTCGGCTGGTCGCTGGCCACGACCCGGTCGGTGTTCGAGCATCGGGCGGTGGTGGTGGGCCGGGGGCGGGAGGAGTTGGTGGCCGGGGTTGCGGCGCTGGCTGCTGGTGAGGTGTCGGCGGATGTGGTGGTCGGGGCTGCCACGTCGGCCGGGGCGGGTCCGGTGTTGGTGTTTCCCGGGCAGGGGTCGCAGTGGGTGGGGATGGGGGCGCGGCTGCTGGAGGAGTCGCCCGTGTTCGCGGCCCGCATCGCCGAGTGCGAGCAGGCGCTGTCCGCGTACGTGGACTGGTCGCTGACCGAGGTGTTGTGCGGGGACGGGAGCGAGCTGGCCCGCGTCGAGGTCGTGCAGCCGGTGCTGTGGGCGATGATGGTCTCGCTCGCCGCGGTGTGGGCCGACCAGGGCATTATCCCGGCGGCTGTGATCGGGCATTCGCAGGGTGAGATGGCCGCCGCGTGCGTGGCGGGCGCGCTGTCGCTGGAGGACGCGGCACGGATCGTAGCGGTACGCAGTGACGCACTGCGGCAACTGCAGGGCCACGGCGACATGGCGTCCATCGGCACCAGTGCCGAGCGGACCGTGGAGCTCATCGGCGAGCGGCCCGACGTCTGCGTCGCCGCCGTCAACGGGCCCTCGTCGACCGTCATTTCGGGATCTCCGGAACCGGTGGCGGCCGTGGTCGCGGATGCGGAAAGCCACGGTCTGCGCGCCCGGGTCATCGACGTCGGTTACGCCTCCCACCACCCCCAGATCGACGCACTCCACGACGAGCTCACCGAACGCCTGGCCGACCTCCGGCCCGTCCCGACCGACGTCGCGTTCTACTCCACGGTGACCGCCGAACGCCTCACCGACACCACCGCCCTCGACACCGACTACTGGGTCACCAACCTCCGCCAACCGGTCCGCTTCGCCGACACCGTCGAAGCACTCCTCGCCGACGGCTACCGCCTGTTCATCGAGGCCAGCCCCCACCCCGTCCTTGCTCTCGGCATGGAAGAGACCATCGAGCAGGCCGACGCGACCGCCACCGTCGTGCCCACCCTGCGCCGCGACCACGGCGACAGCGCCCAGCTGGCCCGCGCCGCCGCCCTCGCCTTCACCGCGGGCGCCGACCTCGACTGGCGCCGCTGGTTCCCCACCGACCCCACCCCCCGCACCATCGGCCTCCCTACCTACGCCTTCCAACACCAGCACTACTGGCTGGAGGAGCCCTCTGGAGCGTTCGGCGATGCCGCCGATCTCGGGATGGCGTCGGCCGGGCATCCGCTGCTCGGTGCCTGCGTGGAACTCGCCGAGGCCGACTCGTACTTGCTCACCGGGCGGCTCTCGCGCACGGCTCCGTCCTGGCTCGCCGAGCACGTGGTGGCCGGAACGGCTCTCGTGCCGGGCGCCGCGATCGTCGAGTGGGTGCTGCGGGCAGCCGACGAGGCGGGGTGCGCGACGGTCGACGAGCTGACGCTGCAGGCGCCGCTCGTACTGCCCGAGGACGGTGGCGTGCAGATCCAGGTGTCCGTCGGAACGGCCGACGAGCAGGGCGGTCGGCGTGACGTACGGGTGTACTCGCGCCCCGACCAGGCGGGTCAGGCGGGTCGGGCGGGTCGGGCGGTCGGAGCCGACTGGCTGTGTCATGCGACCGGTGTGGTGAACTCCCAGCCCAGCGACATGGAAGCCACCGCCCTGGACGGGCGGTGGCCGCCCGCCGGTGCCGAACCCGTGGACGCGGAGGGTTTCTACTCGCAGGCCGCGGCGGCGGGCTACGAGTACGGTCCCGCGTTCCAGGGCCTGCGCGCGCTGTGGCGGCACGGGACGGAGCTGCTCGCCGAGGTCGAGCTGCCCGAACCGGCCGGCGCTCACGACGGTTTCGGCATGCACCCGGCGCTGCTTGACGCCGCCCTGCATCCGCTGATGCTGCTCGACCGGCCCGAGGACGGGCAGATGTGGCTGCCGTACGCCTGGATCGGCGTGTCGCTGAGCGCGGACGGGGCGACGCGTCTCCGTGTCCGGCTCTCGCCGCAGGGGGAGTCCGCCGAGCGCGACCTGAAGGTGGTCATCGCGGACGGGACGGGCGCACCCGTCCTGAGCGTCGACGCGCTGACGCTCCGCGCCGCCGACCCCGCCCGGCTCGTGGCGGCGGCCGCCCGCGGCGGCGTCGACGGGCTCTACACCGTGGACTGGACGCCCCTGCCCGTCCCGGCCTCCGGAGACCGCGTTCCAGGCGTCGCCATGGACGGCGGGGACTGGGTCACGCTCGCGGACGGCGCGGGGATGGCCGACGTGGTGGCGGCCGCTGCTGCCGGAGGTGTGGCGCCGTGGGCCGTGGTGGCGCCCGTCGAGGGTGACGCGGACGACGGCCTGCGGGTCGCCGAACGCGTGCTCTCGGTCGTCCAGGGGTTCCTGGCTGCGCCCGAGTTGGCGGAGTCCCGCCTCATCCTGGTGACGCGCGGGGCCCAGGCCGTCGGGGAAGCCGAGGGCGACGACGACGTGGACGCGTCCGCCGCCGCCGCGTGGGGTCTCGTGCGCAGCGCCCAGTCGGAGAACCCCGGCCGATTCGTCCTGCTCGACATCGAGACCAACGGGGATGTACTCGGTCACCAAGCCGCCGTACACCACGCCGTCGACGTCCTCGATGAGCCACAACTCGCCACGCGTGCCGGGGTTTTGTATGCGCCACGCCTCACCCCCGCCCGCGTCCCCGAAGAGCTCGTCCCGCCCCTCGGGTCGTCCGCATGGCGGCTCGGTACCTCCGGTACCGCCATCCTGGAGAACCTGTCCGTGATCGACGCCCCGGAGGCGCTCACGCCGTTGGCGGCCGGACAGGTTCGGGTCTCCGTGCGGGCCGCGGGTATGAACTTCCGGGACGTGCTGATCGCGCTCGGCATGTACCCCGACAAGGGCACGTTCGCGGGGAGCGAGGGTGCCGGGTATGTGACGGAGGTCGGGCCCGGCGTCACCCACCTCGGCGTCGGTGACCGCGTGATGGGGCTGTTCGAAGGCGCCTTCGCGCCGGTGGCCGTCGCGGACGCGCGGATGGTCGTGCCGGTGCCGGAAGGGTGGAGCCTCCAGGAGGCGGCGGCTGTGCCCGTCGTGTTCCTGACTGCCTGGTACGGGCTCGTGGACCTCGGTCGGCTCACGGCGGGCGAGACCCTGCTCATCCACGCGGGCACCGGCGGCGTGGGCATGGCCGCCACGCAGATCGCTCGCCACCTCGGCGCCGAGGTGTACGCCACCGCGAGCCCCGCCAAGCACGGCGTGCTCGACGGCATGGGCATCGACGCGGGCCATCGCGCCTCGTCCCGCGACCTCGACTTCGAGGGGAGCCTGCGGGAGGCGACGGGCGGGCGCGGCATGGACGTCGTACTCAACAGTCTGGCCGGGGAGTTCACCGACGCCTCGCTGCGGCTGCTCGCGCCGGGCGGCCGCATGGTCGACATGGGCAAGACCGACAAACGCGATCCCGAGCGCGTCGCGGCCGAGCACGCGGGTGCGTGGTACCGGGCGTTCGACCTGGTGCCGCACGCCGGTCCCGACCGGATCGGGGAAATGCTCGCGGAGATGGGTGAGTTGTTCGCCTCCGGGGTGCTGGCGCCGCTGCCGGTGAAGGCGTGGCCGCTGGGCCGGGCGCGGGAGGCGTTCCGGTTCATGAGCCAGGCGAAGCACACCGGCAAACTGGTCCTCGACATACCGCCCTCCCTCGATCCGGACGGCACGGTCCTCATCACCGGCGGAACCGGGGTGCTGGCCGCCGCGGTGGCCGAGCACGTGGTCGAGAAGTGGGGCGTACGACATCTGCTGCTGGCCGGGAGGCGTGGACCGGATGCCCCTGGGTGCTCCGAACTCGTGTCCCGGGTGCAGGAGTTGGGCGCCGAGGTGTCTGTCGTCGCGGCCGACGTCGGTGACGCGGGTGCGGTGGCCGAACTCGTCGGCAAGACCGACCCCGCCCACCCGCTGACCGGTGTGATCCACGCGGCCGGCGTCCTGGACGACGCCGTCGTCACCGCACAGACATCCGAGAGCCTGGCACGGGTGTGGGCGGCCAAGGCCACCGCCGCGCGGCACCTGCACGAGGCGACACGGGAGACGCGGCTCGGACTGTTCGCCGTGTTCTCCTCGGCAGCGGCGACACTCGGCAGCCCGGGGCAGGCCAACTACGCCGCAGCGAACGCCTATTGCGACGCACTCGTCCAGCGCCGCCGCGCCGAGGGGCTCACCGGCCTCTCGATCGGCTGGGGGCTGTGGCAGACCGCAAGCGGCATGACCGGGCACCTCGGCGCGGCGGACCTGGCGCGCATGAAACGCACCGGGTTCACACCGCTCACCACGGAGAAGGGCTTGGCGCTCCTCGACGCGGCGCACGCCCACGGCCGCCCCCACATGGTCGCGGTGGACCTCGACGCGCGCGTCGTCGCCGCGCGGCCCGCCGCATCCCGGCCCGCCCTCCTGCGCGCCCTGGGCGGCGCGGCGCCGGGAACGCGGAACGTGCGCCGTACCGCAGCCACGGGCGCCGCGGCGGCGGACGGGCTCGCCGCTCGGCTCGCCGGGCTCCCGCCCGCCGAACGGCGCCGCGTGCTGCTCGACGTCGTCCGGAGCAACGTCGCGGGCGTCCTCGGGCACACCGATCACGACGCGGTCCGCCCGGACACGTCGTTCAAGGAGCTCGGCTTCGACTCCCTGACCGCCGTGGAACTCCGCAACAGGCTCGCCGCCGCGACCGGCCTCAAACTGCCCGCGGCACTCGTCTTCGACTACCCGGAGTCCGCCACCCTCGTCGAACACCTCCTGGAGCGTCTGTCGCCCGACGGTGCCCCGCAGGCGCCCAAGGACGCCGCCGACCCGGTGCTCAACGAACTCGGCAGGATCGAATCCTCCTTGGACGCTCTCGCCCTCGACGACGAGGCGCGGGGCCGCGTCACCAGGCGCCTCAACACCCTCCTGTCCAAGCTGAACGGCTCCGGACCCGATAGGGGTGCCGCGGCCGGCGTGACCGACCTGGACACGCTCGACGACGTGTCCGACGACGAGATGTTCGAGTTCATCGACCGTGAGTTGTGACCTGCCGCCCCCCCCGTACGCCCTCGTGCCCCCCGTGCCTTCGCTGAGCTGATGGAGA from the Streptomyces venezuelae genome contains:
- a CDS encoding type I polyketide synthase: MVSEEKLVDYLKRVSADLHATRQRLREAEERDQEPVAVVEMACRYPGGVRTPEDLWELVSTGGNALGPFPDNRGWDLERLFHPDPDHPGTSYAREGGFVHDVDRFDPEFFGISPREAAVLDPQQRLLLECAWEALERAGIDPQSLRGSSTGVYAGAALPGFGTPHIDAAAEGHLVTGSAPSVLSGRLAYTFGLEGPAVTIDTACSSSLVAVHLAAHALRRRECDLALAGGVTVMPTPYVFTEFSRQRGLAADGRCKPFAAAADGTAFSEGAGLLVLERLADARRAGHRVLAVIRGSAVNQDGASNGLTAPNGPSQQRVIRAALAGARLSPAEVDAVEAHGTGTRLGDPIEADALLATYGQERHEGRPLWLGSVKSNIGHTQGAAGAAGLIKMVQALRHGTLPATLYVDEPTPHADWESGAVRLLTEPVAWPAGERVRRAGVSSFGISGTNAHLILEEAPSAAGREPEGAADGARPPAVRAPAPWLLSARTPEALRAQADALAGYVAARDGMVGNHADIAGTLLRRTLFEHRAVVFGGEGDESGAASERGERVAALAALAGGRTHPALVRAAGPARSGGTAFLFTGQGSQRPGMGAELYAAFDTFARSLDETCAHLDPLLEQPLRDTLFAPADTARAAALHGTGVTQAALFALEVALYRLVTSFGITPSHLTGHSVGEIAAAHVAGVLTLPDACTLVAARGRLMQALPAGGAMLAVQAAEDDVLPLLAGREARLSLAAVNGPTAVVVSGDADAVADVEQTLRGRGLKTKRLNVSHAFHSPLIEPMLDDFRAVARTLTFHAPTLSVVSNLTGRLADAELLADPEYWVRHVRQPVRFHDGLRTLGDRGVVRYLELGPDPVLATMVQDCLPARTGDEGAAAEPVVAAALRSGHDEVRTLLGAVAALHVDGEPADLGVLVPADAEQLPLPTYRFQRRRYWRPTPDAAAPARAAGLQETGHPLLPAVIHQADGGLLLAGRLSLRTQPWLGDHAIAGGVPLPATAFVELALLAGRHGDCDTIEDLTLETPLVLEDSGAGVHGGDGDGGVGVGVGGGADADAVKVQVALGALDESGSRTLTIHSRPAGAEGDEEAGGDGDHAYGWRRHATGILRTGRAAERPSTHASTLPSEPGITPWPPADATALDVDALYARLDAQGYNYGPAFRAVRAAWRHGDELYADVRLADEQRAEAAEFALHPALFDAALHVVDELYRGEDGVTEPTGASEARVRLPFSFSDVRHYATGATRLRVRLGPRGDDRLHLTLTDTEGAPVATVDALQLRIVAADRWRTARPAAGLPLHHVEWQQLPLPDAPSTAAATWAVLGPDDPGLGPAVNRHPDLAALTDAVAKGEPVPDIVVAPMLPEDTDAAAAKGDAPDRDDPASDLPARVRTHAQRALDLLRAWFAADTLTAARLVILTTGAVTTGPDDAPADLATAPLWGLVRAAQAEQPDRVLLVDIDETRASRDALPAGVTAAMSHAAESELALRMGTPRVPRLTATRTPTPTPSLGLAASPSLGSAGTPSQGSAASPAAVSASAAIRSSTSPLAPAPPPFPPTGTTLITGGTGGLGRAVARHLATAHGVRHLLLVSRRGEGADGVAELRDDLADVDVDIRVAACDITDPDALARLVAGIPDAHPLTAVVHTAGVIDDSLIASMTPERLDTVLAPKADAAWTLHELTRDMNLSAFVLFSSGASILGNGGQSNYAAANTFLNTLAEHRRAQGLAATSLAWGLWESASGGMAARLGDTDRARIHRTGVAGLTDEQALALFDTALTAPHPTVLATRFDRAALRAQAADHTLQPALRGLVRTPRPTVAATEDNTAAPASWTARLARLSAADRDRALSDLVREQIATVLAHPAPESLELSRAFQELGFDSLTALELRNRLSTATGIRLPATLIFDHPSPTALVRHLRSHLPDTDASTAPAASAPAPRTTATDDDPIAIVGMACHYPGGVTSPEQLWRLVATGTDAIGPFPEDRGWDTAGLFDPDPDQVGHSYTREGGFLYDAARFDAGFFGISPREAAATDPQQRLLLETAWQAFEHAGIDPATLRGTSCGVITGIMYDDYGSRFLARKPDGFEGRIMTGSTPSVASGRVAYTFGLEGPAITVDTACSSSLVAMHLASQALRQGECELALAGGVTVMATPNTFVEFSRQRGLAPDGRCKPFAATADGTGWGEGAGLVVLERLSDTRRNGHKVLAVIRGSAVNQDGASNGLTAPNGPSQERVIRAALAGSGGSPDDVDVVEAHGTGTTLGDPIEAQALLATYGQGRPDERPLWLGSVKSNIGHTQAAAGAAGVIKMVMALRNDLLPPTLHADEPTPHVEWDGGGVRLLTEPVPWPRGGRPRRAGVSSFGISGTNAHLILEEAPEEAAAEVVAPVPDGSVVPWVVSGRTVEALREQARRLGAFVSRSAEALPGEVGWSLATTRSVFEHRAVVVGRGREELVAGVAALAAGEVSADVVVGAATSAGAGPVLVFPGQGSQWVGMGARLLEESPVFAARIAECEQALSAYVDWSLTEVLCGDGSELARVEVVQPVLWAMMVSLAAVWADQGIIPAAVIGHSQGEMAAACVAGALSLEDAARIVAVRSDALRQLQGHGDMASIGTSAERTVELIGERPDVCVAAVNGPSSTVISGSPEPVAAVVADAESHGLRARVIDVGYASHHPQIDALHDELTERLADLRPVPTDVAFYSTVTAERLTDTTALDTDYWVTNLRQPVRFADTVEALLADGYRLFIEASPHPVLALGMEETIEQADATATVVPTLRRDHGDSAQLARAAALAFTAGADLDWRRWFPTDPTPRTIGLPTYAFQHQHYWLEEPSGAFGDAADLGMASAGHPLLGACVELAEADSYLLTGRLSRTAPSWLAEHVVAGTALVPGAAIVEWVLRAADEAGCATVDELTLQAPLVLPEDGGVQIQVSVGTADEQGGRRDVRVYSRPDQAGQAGRAGRAVGADWLCHATGVVNSQPSDMEATALDGRWPPAGAEPVDAEGFYSQAAAAGYEYGPAFQGLRALWRHGTELLAEVELPEPAGAHDGFGMHPALLDAALHPLMLLDRPEDGQMWLPYAWIGVSLSADGATRLRVRLSPQGESAERDLKVVIADGTGAPVLSVDALTLRAADPARLVAAAARGGVDGLYTVDWTPLPVPASGDRVPGVAMDGGDWVTLADGAGMADVVAAAAAGGVAPWAVVAPVEGDADDGLRVAERVLSVVQGFLAAPELAESRLILVTRGAQAVGEAEGDDDVDASAAAAWGLVRSAQSENPGRFVLLDIETNGDVLGHQAAVHHAVDVLDEPQLATRAGVLYAPRLTPARVPEELVPPLGSSAWRLGTSGTAILENLSVIDAPEALTPLAAGQVRVSVRAAGMNFRDVLIALGMYPDKGTFAGSEGAGYVTEVGPGVTHLGVGDRVMGLFEGAFAPVAVADARMVVPVPEGWSLQEAAAVPVVFLTAWYGLVDLGRLTAGETLLIHAGTGGVGMAATQIARHLGAEVYATASPAKHGVLDGMGIDAGHRASSRDLDFEGSLREATGGRGMDVVLNSLAGEFTDASLRLLAPGGRMVDMGKTDKRDPERVAAEHAGAWYRAFDLVPHAGPDRIGEMLAEMGELFASGVLAPLPVKAWPLGRAREAFRFMSQAKHTGKLVLDIPPSLDPDGTVLITGGTGVLAAAVAEHVVEKWGVRHLLLAGRRGPDAPGCSELVSRVQELGAEVSVVAADVGDAGAVAELVGKTDPAHPLTGVIHAAGVLDDAVVTAQTSESLARVWAAKATAARHLHEATRETRLGLFAVFSSAAATLGSPGQANYAAANAYCDALVQRRRAEGLTGLSIGWGLWQTASGMTGHLGAADLARMKRTGFTPLTTEKGLALLDAAHAHGRPHMVAVDLDARVVAARPAASRPALLRALGGAAPGTRNVRRTAATGAAAADGLAARLAGLPPAERRRVLLDVVRSNVAGVLGHTDHDAVRPDTSFKELGFDSLTAVELRNRLAAATGLKLPAALVFDYPESATLVEHLLERLSPDGAPQAPKDAADPVLNELGRIESSLDALALDDEARGRVTRRLNTLLSKLNGSGPDRGAAAGVTDLDTLDDVSDDEMFEFIDREL